Part of the Imperialibacter roseus genome, CCTCTCATTTAACTGGATGCCCTCCCTTAAGTCGATGCTATGTGCTTCACTGTTTGTTCCCATTATATTTGGTCTACGGCTGTTATCTTTAAGTGCGGCACTTACTCTAACATTGTCAATAGGCTCCTGTGTACTTGTATACATGGCTTTGCAAATGCTCGTGCTAAAGAACGTGCTCATGGTAGATTTATGGCAGGCCGTAATGAAAAAACTTAACTTCTGATGCCTCGAAGGGTTATGAATGAAAGAAAAGTTTCTGTGGCTATGGCGACATTTAACGGCGGTGCATTTCTGGCCGAACAGATTAACTCGATAGTCAACCAAAGCCTTCCTCCGTCAGAAATTGTCGTCTGTGACGACTTATCCCAGGATAACTCTGCAGAAATTCTTAAGAGTTACGAATCGTCAGGTTACCTGCGCTACCTTCCCAACGAATTGCGGCTTGGCATTATTGAGAACTTCAAAAAAGCCGTTTCACTAACTGATGCTCAAAACTACATCGCATTTTCGGATCAGGATGACATTTGGATGCCGCACAAGCTGGAGACGTTGTTGCATCGCATGAGCGAAATAGACGATGGAATCACTCCAGCCTTGATATATTCAGACTTGGCGGTCATTGACAGAAAAGGCAAAGTGATTAGAGAATCGTTTTGGAACGAACTTGGACAGGATACTTACGTCCACAGTTTCGAAACGCTACTCTACGGAAACTTTGTTACGGGATGTAGCATGTTAATAAATCCGCCAATGCGAAAACTATTTCTCGAAATGCCCTCCAACGCACCAATGCATGATTATTGGATAGCACTGATCGGGTATAGCTTTGGTATTGTATCCAGAATCGACCTGCCACTTGTAAAGTATAGAAAGCATGAAAGTAATGCGGCCTTTTCAGCGTCTCATCGAAAAAAAACTGCTTTCAAGCGGCGACTCCAAAACCTAAAATTTCTAGTAACCGGGGATCAAGACTACCTAAAGAGTGAGACTGCAATAGCTTCGCTTTTTTTAGAGAAGTTCAAGCCAGTGCTGTCAGAAAAACATCGCACTATGTTACTCCGCCTTTCACAATTGAGGAACCGATCCTTCTTGAAAAAGAAAGTCTCATTTCATTTGGCCCTGCGTGGACGATGGAGAAAGGAGAAGTAGCCCTTATCCCACTGCAGCGGGA contains:
- a CDS encoding glycosyltransferase family 2 protein, which produces MPRRVMNERKVSVAMATFNGGAFLAEQINSIVNQSLPPSEIVVCDDLSQDNSAEILKSYESSGYLRYLPNELRLGIIENFKKAVSLTDAQNYIAFSDQDDIWMPHKLETLLHRMSEIDDGITPALIYSDLAVIDRKGKVIRESFWNELGQDTYVHSFETLLYGNFVTGCSMLINPPMRKLFLEMPSNAPMHDYWIALIGYSFGIVSRIDLPLVKYRKHESNAAFSASHRKKTAFKRRLQNLKFLVTGDQDYLKSETAIASLFLEKFKPVLSEKHRTMLLRLSQLRNRSFLKKKVSFHLALRGRWRKEK